Proteins found in one Verrucomicrobiota bacterium genomic segment:
- a CDS encoding glycine dehydrogenase (aminomethyl-transferring), with product MKAVFTHRSRRLEPKLSFSQPPAINPDSFAERHIGPQAADLPEMLQVIGCASLEELIEQTVPAAIRLRRPLALPAPASEFQALQRLRALAARNQLAKNYLGLGYHPTVTPPVIQRTILENPGWYTAYTPYQAEIAQGRLEALLNFQTLITDLTGLDLANASLLDEATAAAEAMSLAFAVRSRPEARTFFVDADCHPQTLAVVQTRAEPRGIRVRVADH from the coding sequence ATGAAAGCTGTATTCACCCATCGTTCCCGAAGATTAGAACCAAAGCTATCTTTCTCCCAACCACCGGCGATCAATCCTGACTCGTTTGCGGAGCGGCACATTGGCCCGCAGGCGGCGGACTTGCCCGAAATGCTCCAAGTCATCGGCTGCGCCTCCCTGGAGGAACTCATCGAGCAGACCGTGCCCGCCGCCATCCGCTTGCGCCGGCCCTTGGCGCTGCCCGCCCCGGCCTCGGAGTTCCAGGCCCTGCAACGCCTGCGCGCTCTGGCCGCCCGGAACCAACTGGCCAAAAACTACCTCGGCCTGGGTTACCATCCCACCGTGACGCCCCCCGTCATCCAGCGCACCATCCTGGAAAACCCGGGCTGGTACACCGCTTACACCCCCTACCAGGCCGAAATCGCTCAGGGCCGGCTGGAAGCGCTGCTCAACTTCCAGACCCTGATCACTGACCTGACGGGCCTGGACCTGGCCAACGCCTCGCTGTTGGACGAAGCCACCGCGGCCGCCGAAGCCATGAGCCTGGCCTTCGCCGTGCGGTCCCGGCCCGAGGCGCGCACCTTTTTTGTCGATGCAGATTGCCACCCCCAGACCCTTGCGGTGGTCCAGACGCGCGCCGAGCCGCGCGGCATCCGCGTGCGGGTGGCTGACCAC